One Georgenia wutianyii DNA segment encodes these proteins:
- a CDS encoding cellobiose phosphorylase, with protein MTGTRFPVELRGGGGLRALVVAGGGLASLTHDGLELVQHPASPFEAGLVQLWLRDRVTGERHPMLGAGSGSAAAVRDGTLVVTGTTRDGPGGGGLRWRAVLTLHPARAAWAWHVVVTNDGGAARDVDLVHTHDPALAGTAALRANELYVSQYLDLTPLTGPTGTALAVRQNLAQDRRHPWCVLAADAPVAGWATDALDVHGWAGRTGTPCGPAGDLPGRRRQHEHSLLALQTSRTVLGRGEELRVTFAGLLLPDHPTATSPDDVAHAEVALALARDTRPPDTADRVPPGEPAPAGAYDRGRELRAVPADDAALEARWPAPWRAVERGEDGALLSFFTRDAHVVTQAKELAVLRPHGTILRTGATAAPDPGGLTATAWMTGSPLSYLTRGHVTNGRVLTTVRGYLGLHRAHGLRVLVEDEGRWRLLDLPTAFAMTPDSASWTYLLEDGDAVEVQTRAPAAEHEITLRVTLTGRARRLLLALHLATDTEPLPARPGAVRAESAPGGVDVHVEGPGGVRSRLRVHSSVPLVPGDDAPLFDDGVPRVHDVLTLGTDAVTAARWRLRVERDVPPAASPPPSGADWWTDVTAIDVAGAPGAEDLAVSLPWLVRDAFVHFLSPRGLEQYTGGAWGTRDVTQGPLELLLALDRLADARALLLSVLAAQDDDGGWPQAFGFLPGDEGFRWGPAHGDIVHWPVLALGRYLLASGDGSVLAETVTWASGRTPTPVRDHVMRALDHARAGYLPGTHLVAYGHGDWNDSLQPADPTMATSLVSTWTVTLQHQALDTLADGLAASGAAETGEVERLRAEAGAVAADLRRLLLVDGELAGYAQLAGEPGTVRRYLVHPRDTETGLRHGALQTIHALAADLLDPAEAPHHVDLVRAHLMGADGVRLFDRPPGYHGGETRHFQRAETATFVGREIGLMYVHAHLRWCEAMARWGDADALWLGIRQTLAPAVPGLVPGARRRQANTYASSSDAAVLDRADFAARYPEVLDGRAGFEAGWRIYSSGPGVLVRVVTQSLLGVRRRGDRVEVDPVLPVELDGLTATVPLAGGLLRLRYHVGARGHGVDRLALAGRELPGERTSNPYRAGGLVVDLAELAAALSPGGPELEVHLP; from the coding sequence GTGACCGGGACGCGGTTCCCCGTCGAGCTGCGCGGGGGCGGGGGGCTGCGGGCGCTGGTCGTCGCCGGCGGAGGACTGGCCTCGCTCACCCACGACGGCCTCGAGCTCGTCCAGCACCCGGCGTCGCCCTTCGAGGCCGGGCTGGTCCAGCTGTGGCTCCGTGACCGGGTGACCGGGGAGCGTCACCCGATGCTCGGCGCCGGCTCGGGGTCCGCGGCCGCCGTGCGGGACGGGACGCTCGTCGTCACCGGCACGACCCGGGACGGACCGGGCGGCGGCGGGCTGCGCTGGCGGGCGGTCCTCACCCTGCACCCGGCCCGAGCGGCATGGGCGTGGCACGTCGTCGTGACCAACGACGGCGGGGCGGCCCGGGACGTCGACCTCGTCCACACCCACGACCCCGCGCTGGCGGGCACCGCGGCGCTGCGCGCCAACGAGCTCTACGTCAGCCAGTACCTCGACCTCACGCCGCTCACCGGCCCCACCGGCACCGCGCTCGCCGTGCGGCAGAACCTCGCGCAGGACCGGCGGCACCCGTGGTGCGTCCTCGCCGCGGACGCCCCCGTCGCCGGGTGGGCGACCGACGCGCTGGACGTCCACGGCTGGGCCGGGCGGACCGGGACCCCCTGCGGCCCCGCCGGCGACCTGCCGGGCCGGCGCCGCCAGCACGAGCACAGCCTCCTCGCGCTGCAGACCTCACGCACCGTGCTCGGGCGGGGCGAGGAGCTGCGCGTCACCTTCGCCGGGCTCCTCCTGCCCGACCACCCCACCGCCACGTCGCCCGACGACGTCGCCCACGCCGAGGTGGCCCTCGCCCTGGCCCGCGACACCCGGCCGCCGGACACCGCCGACCGGGTACCGCCGGGCGAACCGGCCCCGGCCGGCGCGTACGACCGGGGCCGCGAGCTGCGGGCCGTGCCCGCCGACGACGCCGCGCTCGAGGCGCGCTGGCCGGCCCCCTGGCGGGCCGTCGAGCGCGGTGAGGACGGCGCGCTGCTGTCCTTCTTCACCCGCGACGCGCACGTCGTCACGCAGGCCAAGGAGCTCGCCGTGCTGCGCCCGCACGGGACGATCCTGCGCACCGGGGCCACCGCCGCCCCCGACCCCGGCGGGCTCACGGCCACGGCCTGGATGACCGGCTCGCCGCTGTCCTACCTCACCCGCGGCCACGTGACGAACGGCCGCGTGCTCACCACGGTGCGCGGCTACCTCGGCCTGCACCGTGCGCACGGGCTGCGGGTGCTCGTCGAGGACGAGGGCCGGTGGCGGCTGCTCGACCTGCCCACGGCGTTCGCCATGACCCCCGACTCGGCCAGCTGGACCTACCTCCTCGAGGACGGCGACGCCGTCGAGGTGCAGACGCGCGCGCCGGCCGCGGAGCACGAGATCACGCTCCGGGTGACCCTCACGGGGCGGGCGCGGCGGCTGCTCCTCGCCCTGCACCTCGCCACGGACACGGAGCCGCTGCCCGCCCGGCCGGGCGCGGTCCGCGCCGAGAGCGCGCCCGGCGGCGTGGACGTCCACGTCGAGGGGCCGGGCGGTGTCCGGTCGCGGCTGCGGGTGCACTCGTCGGTGCCCCTCGTGCCGGGCGACGACGCGCCCCTGTTCGACGACGGCGTCCCGCGCGTCCACGACGTCCTCACCCTCGGGACCGACGCGGTGACCGCCGCCCGGTGGCGGCTGCGGGTGGAGCGGGACGTGCCTCCCGCCGCCTCCCCGCCACCGTCGGGCGCGGACTGGTGGACCGACGTCACCGCGATCGACGTCGCCGGTGCGCCGGGCGCCGAGGACCTCGCGGTGAGCCTGCCCTGGCTGGTGCGCGACGCGTTCGTCCACTTCCTCTCCCCGCGCGGCCTGGAGCAGTACACGGGCGGCGCGTGGGGCACCCGCGACGTCACGCAGGGGCCGCTCGAGCTGCTCCTTGCCCTCGACCGGCTCGCCGACGCCCGCGCCCTGCTCCTGTCGGTCCTCGCGGCCCAGGACGACGACGGCGGCTGGCCGCAGGCCTTCGGCTTCCTGCCTGGGGACGAGGGGTTCCGGTGGGGACCCGCGCACGGCGACATCGTCCACTGGCCGGTCCTCGCCCTGGGCCGCTACCTCCTCGCCTCCGGCGACGGGTCGGTGCTCGCCGAGACCGTCACGTGGGCCTCCGGGCGGACGCCCACTCCCGTGCGGGACCACGTGATGCGTGCCCTCGACCACGCGCGCGCCGGTTACCTGCCCGGCACGCACCTCGTCGCCTACGGCCACGGCGACTGGAACGACTCCCTCCAGCCCGCCGACCCGACCATGGCGACGAGCCTGGTGAGCACGTGGACGGTCACGCTCCAGCACCAGGCCCTCGACACGCTCGCCGACGGCCTCGCCGCCTCCGGCGCGGCCGAGACCGGCGAGGTCGAAAGGCTGCGGGCCGAGGCGGGCGCCGTCGCCGCGGACCTGCGGCGCCTGCTCCTCGTCGACGGCGAGCTCGCCGGATACGCCCAGCTCGCCGGCGAGCCCGGGACCGTGCGCCGGTACCTCGTCCACCCGCGGGACACCGAGACCGGCCTGCGCCACGGGGCGCTGCAGACGATCCACGCCCTCGCGGCCGACCTCCTCGACCCGGCCGAGGCGCCCCACCACGTCGACCTCGTGCGGGCGCACCTCATGGGCGCCGACGGCGTCCGGCTCTTCGACCGGCCACCGGGCTACCACGGCGGGGAGACCCGCCACTTCCAGCGGGCCGAGACGGCGACGTTCGTCGGCCGCGAGATCGGCCTCATGTACGTCCACGCCCACCTGAGGTGGTGCGAGGCGATGGCGCGCTGGGGCGATGCGGACGCGCTGTGGCTGGGGATCCGCCAGACGCTCGCGCCCGCGGTGCCCGGCCTCGTCCCCGGGGCCCGTCGCCGTCAGGCGAACACCTACGCCTCGAGCTCGGACGCCGCCGTCCTCGACCGCGCGGACTTCGCCGCCCGGTACCCCGAGGTGCTCGACGGCCGCGCGGGGTTCGAGGCCGGGTGGCGCATCTACTCCTCCGGTCCCGGGGTCCTCGTCCGCGTCGTCACCCAGAGCCTGCTCGGAGTACGCCGGCGCGGTGACCGGGTCGAGGTCGACCCGGTGCTGCCGGTCGAGCTCGACGGGCTCACCGCCACCGTGCCGCTGGCCGGTGGGCTGCTGCGGCTGCGCTACCACGTCGGTGCCCGCGGGCACGGCGTCGACCGGCTCGCTCTCGCGGGCCGCGAGCTCCCCGGGGAGCGGACGTCGAACCCCTACCGCGCCGGCGGGCTGGTGGTCGACCTCGCCGAGCTCGCCGCGGCGCTCAGCCCGGGCGGCCCCGAGCTGGAGGTGCACCTGCCGTGA
- a CDS encoding GmrSD restriction endonuclease domain-containing protein yields MHVQARRPARIIAVTAAVVIALAGCGTAVETTGAATPAVTHSSTPTPAPTPTTPAEVEPTPDATPAPAGSALATVDLLEVKGRAPRTGYDRDAFAYREFDLDRNGCDVRNDILRRDLRDITVRPGTNGCVVETGVLDDPYSGRTIDFVRGSDTSGEVQIDHVVALSDAWQKGAQSWDSATMQRFGNDPLNLLAVDGPLNGAKGDGDTATWLPPNTSYRCAYVARQVAVKHAYSLWVTQAEKDAMVRVLSDCPGEPLPEAEPAPLMPELEGSAPAQPAPPAPAPQAPAGGGTDPQYPTCKAAKAAGFGPYVRGVDPEYDWYRDGDGDGTVCE; encoded by the coding sequence GTGCACGTTCAGGCCCGCCGGCCGGCCCGCATCATCGCGGTGACCGCAGCCGTGGTCATCGCCCTCGCCGGGTGCGGCACCGCCGTCGAGACGACGGGTGCCGCCACGCCGGCAGTCACCCATTCCTCGACGCCGACCCCGGCCCCGACGCCGACGACGCCGGCGGAGGTCGAGCCGACGCCTGACGCCACACCGGCGCCCGCCGGGTCCGCCCTGGCGACGGTCGACCTCCTCGAGGTCAAGGGCCGCGCGCCGAGGACCGGGTACGACCGCGACGCCTTCGCCTACCGCGAGTTCGACCTGGACCGGAACGGGTGCGACGTCCGCAACGACATCCTGCGGCGGGACCTGCGCGACATCACCGTCAGGCCGGGCACCAACGGGTGCGTGGTGGAGACCGGCGTCCTCGACGATCCCTACTCCGGGCGCACGATCGACTTCGTCCGGGGCAGCGACACCTCGGGTGAGGTCCAGATCGACCACGTCGTCGCCCTGTCCGACGCGTGGCAGAAGGGCGCGCAGTCCTGGGACTCCGCCACGATGCAGCGCTTCGGCAACGACCCGCTCAACCTCCTCGCCGTCGACGGTCCCCTCAACGGGGCCAAGGGCGACGGCGACACCGCCACCTGGCTGCCGCCCAACACCTCCTACCGGTGCGCCTACGTCGCCCGGCAGGTCGCCGTGAAGCACGCCTACTCCCTGTGGGTCACCCAGGCGGAGAAGGACGCCATGGTCCGGGTGCTGTCCGACTGCCCGGGCGAGCCGCTCCCCGAGGCGGAGCCCGCCCCGCTCATGCCCGAGCTCGAGGGGAGCGCGCCCGCCCAGCCCGCGCCTCCCGCCCCGGCACCGCAGGCGCCCGCCGGCGGTGGCACCGACCCGCAGTACCCGACGTGCAAGGCCGCCAAGGCGGCCGGCTTCGGGCCCTACGTGCGCGGCGTCGACCCCGAGTACGACTGGTACCGCGACGGCGACGGGGACGGCACCGTCTGCGAGTGA
- a CDS encoding glucoamylase family protein: MRDRTRSRRALATAAVAVAGLVATAGVANAGPGPDRNPGRDRDTMMTYAQDTWASFEAMVDPGTGLPADNIEGDLDPDSRSGYTSPTNIGAYLWSTVAARDLGIITRREAHERMGRTLATVATLERHEHSGMFYNWYDEATGEKLYTWPTDGARVYPFLSSVDNGWLATALLIVERAEPRLRGQAAEIRSTMDFGFYYDPAVRQLRGGFWDEPPADPAAVLDNYRDRGPDVWFTGHHYGTLNTEPRIASYLGIAWGQIPPEHYFSMFRTFPDTCDWSWPEQRPVGEWEEHLGVEVFQGAYRYRDMQLVPTWGGSMFEALMVDLFIPEADWGPQSWGVNHPLTVQAHIEHGLEEAGYGYWGFSPSSNPAGGYREYGVDPIGMEPNGYSSDQERTTVDPGWDDPACFREPAEPAEYGDGVVTPHASFLALPYARREALDNLANLRRDFDAYGPGGFYDAVAVRSGTVAQRYLSLDQGMIMAALGNELRNDRVKRYVVRGDVEREIRPLLGIEEFNAGRVD; this comes from the coding sequence ATGAGGGACAGGACACGCAGTCGGCGTGCGCTCGCGACGGCGGCGGTCGCCGTCGCCGGGCTCGTCGCCACGGCCGGCGTCGCGAACGCCGGACCCGGACCGGACCGCAACCCCGGTCGGGACAGGGACACGATGATGACCTACGCCCAGGACACCTGGGCGTCCTTCGAGGCCATGGTCGACCCCGGTACCGGCCTCCCGGCCGACAACATCGAGGGCGACCTCGACCCCGACAGCCGCAGCGGCTACACCTCACCGACGAACATCGGCGCCTACCTGTGGAGCACCGTCGCCGCCCGCGACCTCGGGATCATCACGCGCCGGGAGGCGCACGAGCGGATGGGCCGGACACTCGCGACGGTCGCGACGCTCGAACGGCACGAGCACTCGGGCATGTTCTACAACTGGTACGACGAGGCGACCGGGGAGAAGCTCTACACCTGGCCGACGGACGGGGCCCGGGTCTACCCGTTCCTCTCCAGCGTCGACAACGGGTGGCTGGCCACCGCGCTGCTCATCGTCGAGCGCGCCGAGCCACGCCTGCGCGGCCAGGCGGCGGAGATCCGCTCGACGATGGACTTCGGGTTCTACTACGACCCCGCCGTCCGCCAGCTCCGCGGCGGCTTCTGGGACGAGCCGCCCGCCGACCCCGCCGCCGTCCTGGACAACTACCGTGACCGCGGCCCGGACGTGTGGTTCACCGGGCACCACTACGGCACGCTCAACACCGAGCCGCGGATCGCCAGCTACCTCGGCATCGCCTGGGGCCAGATCCCGCCCGAGCACTACTTCTCGATGTTCCGGACGTTCCCGGACACCTGCGACTGGAGCTGGCCCGAGCAGCGGCCGGTCGGGGAGTGGGAGGAGCACCTCGGCGTCGAGGTCTTCCAGGGCGCCTACCGGTACCGGGACATGCAGCTCGTCCCGACGTGGGGCGGGTCGATGTTCGAGGCGCTCATGGTCGACCTGTTCATCCCCGAGGCGGACTGGGGCCCGCAGAGCTGGGGCGTCAACCACCCGCTCACGGTCCAGGCCCACATCGAGCACGGGCTGGAGGAGGCCGGCTACGGCTACTGGGGCTTCTCGCCGTCGAGCAACCCGGCGGGCGGCTACCGCGAGTACGGGGTGGACCCGATCGGGATGGAGCCGAACGGGTACAGCTCCGACCAGGAGCGCACCACCGTCGACCCGGGGTGGGACGACCCGGCGTGCTTCCGGGAGCCCGCCGAGCCCGCCGAGTACGGCGACGGCGTCGTGACGCCGCACGCCTCGTTCCTCGCCCTGCCCTACGCGAGGCGGGAGGCGCTGGACAACCTCGCCAACCTGCGGCGTGACTTCGACGCCTACGGCCCCGGCGGCTTCTACGACGCCGTCGCCGTCCGCAGCGGCACGGTCGCCCAGCGCTACCTCTCCCTGGACCAGGGCATGATCATGGCCGCGCTGGGCAACGAGCTGCGCAACGACCGGGTGAAGAGATACGTCGTGCGCGGCGACGTCGAGCGCGAGATCCGCCCGCTGCTCGGGATCGAGGAGTTCAACGCCGGGCGGGTCGACTGA
- a CDS encoding glycoside hydrolase family 3 N-terminal domain-containing protein: protein MSETGVADQRLWADPALPAEERAALLLDAMTPEEKVGQLHQVANPDPHRDAAALAAAEFGTCIVASGEHAGNVRDAGTQAAAVNALQRAAVETSRLGVPLLVARDVIHGHRTVFPIPLGQAAGFDAQIVRDCARVAAREATADGIRWTFAPMLDVAQDPRWGRVAESWGEDAWLASHLGSAAVAGFQDGGRLAGPEAMAACAKHYVGYGLAQGGRDYAEVDVGPVTLHNRHLRPFRAAVDAGVATVMSAFHTLDGTPMTAHVPLLRDHLRGELGFTGPVVSDWDAVGELRQHGLATGTRDAAALALRAGVDIDMVTGAYHEHLTGLVRSGTVPAALVDEAAYRVLLLKLRLGLFEDPYTDPGRAAAVHLTPDHRALARRAAAGAVVLLRNDGVLPLTEPRRLHVTGALATASAELLGTWTLDGRAEDVVTIADAFRERYAGAVVTVDDGRFPDESLVRAREADVVVACVGEHPVRSGEANSVTSLEPPPGQVEQLTALARVSRRLVVVVLTGRPLALERLADVGEALVLVFHPGVEGGHGVVDVLTGDVPPSGRLPASLPWTTGQVPLHHDQRPTGRPLDPDGTVGRYRDHRDTPQYPFGHGLGYSPVSYEGVLLSAAELGPGETVRASARVTNTGSRPVLETVQLYVRAHLAAISRPVGELVGVRRVPLAPGESAEVVFELDRRTLSYRDAAGRERCEAGPFTVRIAPHAGGGVTTRLRVTDEAPGPT from the coding sequence GTGAGCGAGACCGGCGTCGCGGACCAGCGGCTCTGGGCCGACCCCGCGCTCCCCGCGGAGGAACGCGCCGCCCTCCTGCTCGACGCCATGACACCCGAGGAGAAGGTCGGCCAGCTCCACCAGGTCGCCAACCCCGACCCGCACCGGGACGCCGCCGCGCTCGCCGCCGCCGAGTTCGGCACGTGCATCGTCGCCAGCGGCGAGCACGCCGGCAACGTCCGCGACGCGGGCACGCAGGCCGCGGCCGTCAACGCCCTCCAGCGGGCCGCCGTGGAGACCTCCCGGCTCGGGGTGCCGCTCCTCGTCGCCCGGGACGTCATCCACGGGCACCGCACCGTCTTCCCGATCCCGCTCGGGCAGGCGGCCGGCTTCGACGCGCAGATCGTCCGCGACTGCGCGCGCGTCGCCGCCCGCGAGGCCACCGCGGACGGCATCCGTTGGACGTTCGCGCCCATGCTCGACGTCGCGCAGGACCCCCGATGGGGCCGGGTCGCGGAGAGCTGGGGCGAGGACGCGTGGCTGGCCTCGCACCTCGGCTCCGCCGCGGTCGCCGGCTTCCAGGACGGCGGGCGGCTCGCCGGCCCGGAGGCGATGGCCGCGTGCGCCAAGCACTACGTCGGTTACGGCCTGGCCCAGGGCGGGCGCGACTACGCCGAGGTCGACGTCGGCCCGGTGACCCTGCACAACCGTCACCTGCGCCCGTTCCGCGCGGCGGTGGACGCCGGGGTCGCGACCGTGATGAGTGCGTTCCACACCCTCGACGGCACGCCGATGACCGCCCACGTCCCGCTCCTGCGCGACCACCTGCGGGGCGAGCTCGGCTTCACCGGGCCCGTGGTGAGCGACTGGGACGCCGTCGGTGAGCTGCGGCAGCACGGCCTGGCCACCGGCACCCGCGACGCCGCGGCCCTCGCGCTGCGGGCGGGCGTGGACATCGACATGGTCACCGGCGCCTACCACGAGCACCTCACCGGGCTGGTCCGTTCCGGCACCGTCCCGGCAGCACTGGTCGACGAGGCGGCCTACCGGGTCCTGCTCCTCAAGCTGCGGCTCGGGCTCTTCGAGGACCCGTACACCGACCCGGGGCGCGCCGCCGCCGTCCACCTCACCCCCGACCACCGCGCGCTCGCCCGGCGGGCCGCGGCAGGCGCCGTCGTCCTCCTCCGCAACGACGGCGTGCTCCCGCTCACCGAGCCACGCCGCCTCCACGTCACCGGCGCCCTCGCGACGGCGAGCGCCGAGCTGCTCGGCACCTGGACGCTCGACGGACGCGCGGAGGACGTCGTCACGATCGCCGACGCCTTCCGGGAGCGGTACGCCGGGGCGGTCGTCACCGTCGACGACGGCCGCTTCCCGGACGAGTCGCTCGTGCGCGCCCGGGAGGCGGACGTCGTCGTCGCGTGCGTCGGGGAGCACCCCGTGCGCAGCGGTGAGGCGAACTCGGTGACCTCCCTCGAGCCGCCCCCGGGACAGGTGGAGCAGCTCACGGCGCTCGCGCGGGTCAGCCGGCGCCTCGTCGTCGTCGTCCTCACCGGCCGACCGCTCGCGCTCGAGCGGCTGGCCGACGTGGGCGAGGCGCTCGTGCTCGTCTTCCACCCGGGCGTCGAGGGCGGGCACGGCGTCGTCGACGTGCTCACCGGCGACGTCCCCCCGAGCGGCCGGCTCCCCGCCTCGCTGCCGTGGACCACGGGACAGGTGCCCCTCCACCACGACCAGCGCCCGACCGGTCGGCCACTCGACCCCGACGGCACCGTCGGCCGGTACCGCGACCACCGCGACACACCGCAGTACCCGTTCGGCCACGGCCTGGGCTACTCGCCGGTGAGCTACGAGGGGGTCCTCCTCTCGGCGGCCGAGCTGGGGCCGGGCGAGACGGTGCGTGCCTCGGCGCGGGTGACGAACACCGGGTCGCGTCCCGTCCTGGAGACCGTCCAGCTCTACGTACGCGCCCACCTCGCCGCGATCTCCCGCCCGGTGGGCGAGCTCGTCGGCGTCCGCCGGGTGCCGCTCGCCCCCGGTGAGAGCGCCGAGGTCGTCTTCGAGCTCGACCGGCGGACGCTGTCCTACCGCGACGCCGCGGGAAGGGAACGGTGCGAGGCCGGACCGTTCACCGTCCGTATCGCCCCGCACGCGGGCGGCGGGGTCACCACGCGGCTCCGGGTGACCGACGAGGCGCCCGGCCCGACCTGA
- a CDS encoding NAD(P)-dependent alcohol dehydrogenase encodes MKALQYRTIGAAPEVVEVETPEPGPGQVRLKVTAAGVCHSDSFIMSLPEEQYIYGLPLTLGHEGAGVVDKLGDGVTGLEVGTSVAVYGPWGCGHCYACAQGHENYCERAGELGIAPPGLGAPGAMAEYMIVDDPRHLVPLGDLDPVQNVSLTDAGLTPYHAIKGSVAKLVPGSVAVVIGAGGLGHVGIQILRAISPATVVALDLSEHKLELATDVGAHHAFLSDESAVEKVRALTGGRGATAVFDFVGMQPTMDLGAKMVAVGGDQVMVGVGTGSLPVGFLDRPFESQVRAPYWGYRSELFEVLDLARTGAVHVETEVFSLDDAPKAYEKLHDGTLRGRAVIVP; translated from the coding sequence ATGAAGGCACTGCAGTACCGAACGATCGGCGCCGCCCCCGAGGTCGTCGAGGTCGAGACCCCGGAACCCGGTCCGGGCCAGGTGCGCCTCAAGGTCACCGCCGCGGGCGTGTGCCACTCCGACTCGTTCATCATGAGCCTGCCCGAGGAGCAGTACATCTACGGGCTGCCGCTCACCCTGGGGCACGAGGGCGCCGGCGTCGTCGACAAGCTCGGCGACGGGGTGACCGGGCTCGAGGTCGGCACCTCCGTGGCGGTGTACGGACCGTGGGGCTGCGGCCACTGCTACGCCTGCGCGCAGGGCCACGAGAACTACTGCGAGCGGGCCGGCGAGCTCGGCATCGCACCTCCCGGGCTCGGTGCGCCCGGGGCGATGGCCGAGTACATGATCGTCGACGACCCGCGCCACCTCGTGCCCCTCGGGGACCTCGACCCGGTGCAGAACGTCTCGCTCACCGACGCAGGCCTCACGCCGTACCACGCGATCAAGGGCTCCGTGGCCAAGCTCGTGCCGGGCTCGGTCGCCGTCGTCATCGGCGCGGGCGGCCTCGGGCACGTGGGGATCCAGATCCTCCGCGCGATCAGCCCCGCGACCGTCGTCGCGCTCGACCTCTCGGAGCACAAGCTCGAGCTCGCGACCGACGTCGGCGCACACCACGCGTTCCTCTCCGACGAGAGCGCCGTGGAGAAGGTGCGGGCGCTCACCGGTGGCCGCGGCGCCACCGCCGTCTTCGACTTCGTCGGCATGCAGCCGACGATGGACCTCGGCGCGAAGATGGTGGCCGTGGGCGGTGACCAGGTGATGGTCGGCGTCGGCACGGGCAGCCTGCCGGTCGGCTTCCTCGACCGGCCCTTCGAGTCCCAGGTGCGCGCGCCCTACTGGGGCTACCGCTCCGAGCTGTTCGAGGTGCTCGACCTCGCCCGCACCGGCGCCGTCCACGTCGAGACCGAGGTCTTCTCCCTCGACGACGCCCCCAAGGCCTACGAGAAGCTGCACGACGGCACGCTGCGCGGCCGCGCGGTCATCGTCCCGTAA
- a CDS encoding MTH1187 family thiamine-binding protein: MLFAFSVAPTVTDSADGSVSEAVAAAVRVVRESGLPNETTAMFTTIEGEWDEVMPVVKAACDAVAAHSPRVSLVLKADLRPGYEGQLSAKVQRVEQHLGGGHA; this comes from the coding sequence ATGCTCTTCGCCTTCTCCGTCGCACCCACCGTCACCGACTCCGCCGACGGCTCGGTCTCCGAGGCTGTGGCCGCTGCCGTCCGCGTCGTGCGCGAGTCCGGTCTGCCGAACGAGACCACGGCCATGTTCACGACCATCGAGGGCGAGTGGGACGAGGTCATGCCGGTGGTCAAGGCCGCGTGCGACGCCGTCGCCGCCCACAGCCCGCGCGTCAGCCTCGTCCTCAAGGCCGACCTGCGCCCCGGCTACGAGGGCCAGCTCAGCGCCAAGGTCCAGCGCGTCGAGCAGCACCTCGGGGGCGGGCACGCCTGA
- a CDS encoding DinB family protein, translated as MDAESLQGRTFRNRSLRGSRFVVCDLGDVVVRGSDVAGMEVDSPWLLEEGTFLVNGVDVVPLVDAELDRRFPGRSLRRASTPQTLREAWAAVERTWSATVDRATRMPPGTVDESVDGEWSFAQTLRHLVMATDTWLGRAVLGQERPYHPVGLSNTDGEESAAFTAADFSATDPSFAEVLDARASRQAMVRDFLASVTAEDLAAPRANPHAPEYPETVLSCLHTILEEEWEHHRYAVRDLDALSGTAVKMV; from the coding sequence ATGGACGCGGAGAGCCTGCAGGGCAGGACGTTTCGCAACCGGAGCCTGCGGGGCTCACGGTTCGTCGTGTGCGACCTCGGCGATGTCGTCGTGCGGGGGAGCGACGTGGCCGGCATGGAGGTCGACTCCCCGTGGCTGCTCGAGGAGGGCACCTTCCTCGTCAACGGGGTCGACGTCGTCCCCCTCGTCGATGCCGAGCTCGACCGTCGCTTCCCGGGGCGCTCGCTACGCAGGGCCTCGACGCCGCAGACCCTGCGTGAGGCGTGGGCCGCCGTGGAGCGCACGTGGTCTGCCACGGTTGACCGCGCGACCCGCATGCCCCCGGGCACCGTGGACGAGTCCGTCGACGGTGAGTGGTCCTTCGCCCAGACGTTGCGTCACCTCGTCATGGCCACCGACACGTGGCTGGGCCGGGCGGTCCTCGGGCAGGAGAGGCCCTACCACCCGGTCGGACTGTCCAACACCGACGGCGAGGAGTCGGCCGCCTTCACCGCCGCGGACTTCTCCGCCACGGACCCGTCGTTCGCCGAGGTGCTGGACGCGCGGGCCTCGCGCCAGGCGATGGTGCGCGACTTCCTCGCATCAGTGACGGCCGAGGACCTCGCGGCGCCGCGGGCGAACCCGCACGCGCCGGAGTACCCGGAGACGGTCCTGTCGTGCCTGCACACGATCCTCGAGGAGGAGTGGGAGCACCACCGCTACGCCGTGCGAGACCTCGACGCGCTCTCGGGCACCGCGGTGAAAATGGTGTGA